In Rhodococcus qingshengii JCM 15477, the sequence GGACTCACGCGCCGAAGATCTGTTCACACCGTCGTACTGGGTGGACCTGGTGACCACCGCGGATCGGGGTGGGGTGGATCTGGCGTTCCTCCCTGACTCGTTCGGACTGCAATCCGAAGGCCGGCACGCAGTGCGCGGGAGATTGGAGGCGGTGGCAACTGCGGCGCGGCTGAGTGCCGTGACCTCGCGCATCGGTCTGATCCCCACTGCGACAGTCACGCACACCGAGCCGTTCCACATTTCCAAGGCCGTCGCGAGTATCGACTACTCGTCTGCTGGGCGGGCCGGTTGGCAGGTCGCGGTGTCCGACACCGCCGAGCAGGCGGCGTTGTTCGGCCGAAAGACAGTGCAGGGTCCTGAGTCTGCGTGGGAGGAAGCGTCCGAGGCTGTCGAGGTGGTCAGTCGGCTGTGGGACAGCTGGGAGGACGACGCCGAGATACGTGACGCTGCGAGCGGACGATTCATCGATCGGGACAAGCTGCACTACATCGACTTCGAGGGAAAGAACTTTTCCGTCAAGGGCCCGTCCATCACGCCGCGCTCCCCGCAGGGGCAGCCGCTGATCGCCGTCGACGCGAGCAGGCCGGAGGCTCGCGAACTCGCGGTTGCGCGCGGAGATCTGATTCGGATCTCGGCAACCGATCTCGCCGAGGCCAAAACTACGGCCAAGCTGGTCCACGCGAGTGCCGCCGCCCTCGGGCGCAGCGTGCGGGTTCTCCTCGACGTCGACGTGCTCCTCGGCGCCGATCGCGGTGCCGCCGACGACGCTTTGGCGGAACTCGAGGAATGGGCGGGAGCGCCGTATGCCCCGCACTCGCTGTTCTATCGCGGTGACAGCGCGGGTTTGACTGCGCTGCTGCGTGAGATCGGTGGGCTCGCCGGGATCGACGGTGTGGTTCTGCGTCCACTGGCGCTGGCCGCCGCCGTGGAGAAGATCGCGACGGACGTAGTGCCAACTCTCAATCCGCGACCGAGTACCGCCCCGACGCTGCGCGAGCGGTTGGGCTTCCAGTTGCCCGTCAATCAGTTCGCGTAGCGCGAGTAGAGAACAGGAACACCGATGACACAGAACAGGATTCGCAAGCAAGTCCATCTGGGCGCTCACTTTCCCGGCGTGAACAACACCACGGTGTGGACCGATCCGGCGTCCAAGAGTCAGATCGAGTTCAGCTCGTTCGAGCATCTCGCCCGCAGTGCCGAACGCGGATTGTTCGACTTCTTCTTCCTCGCAGAGGGTTTGCGCCTACGCGAGCATCAGGGCAAAATTCACGACCTCGACGTAGTCGGTCGCCCGGACACCTTCAGCATTCTCAATGCGGTTGCCGGTGTGACAACGCATCTCGGCCTGGCCGGGACGATCAACACCACATTCAACGAACCGTACGAGTTGGCCAAGCAGTTCTCGACGCTCGATCATCTCTCCGACGGCCGCGCCGCCTGGAACCTGGTCACCTCCTCGGACGCCTTCACCGGCGAGAACTTCCGCCGCGGTGGCTATCTGGAGCATTCCGAGCGGTATGCACGCGCCAACGAGTTGGTCGACGCAGTACGGACGCTGTGGGACAGCTGGAGCGTCGACCGTCCGATCGTCGACCGTGAGCGCGGTGTTTTCGCCACCGACCAGCAGGTCGGCCAGTTCCAGCACTCCGGTAAGCAGTTCGACATCGCCGGACGCTTCGAAGTTCCACGGAGTCCGCAGGGGCACCCAGTTCTGTTGCAGGCCGGTGACTCCGACGAAGGACGCGAGTTCGGCGCGGCCAAGGCCGATGCCATCTTCACCGGGCACGGAACGCTCGAAGCAGGCAAGGCGTTCTACGCCGACGTGAAGGGACGCTTGGCCAAGTACGGACGCACGCACGCAGACCTCAAGATTCTCCCCGCCGCCACCTTCGTCCTCGGTGACAACGCCGCGGACGCACAGGAGAAGGCATATCACATCCGGCGGCAGCAGGTCGGACCCCAGACTGCCATCGCTTTTCTCGAACAGGTGTGGGGCAGAGACCTTTCGCAGTACGATGCCGACGGCCCGTTGCCGAAGGAAGATCCGTCGGACGACGTCAACATCACCCGTGGACGCGTCCGCCACGTCAAGGATCCACGAGCGGTCGCAGATCAGTGGCGTGCCAAGGCCGAGGCCGAAAACCTCAGCATCCGTGAACTCATCATCGAAGTGACTGCCCGCCAACAGTTCGTGGGTAGCGCCGCCGAGGTCGCTGCCGAGATCGACAGCTACGTCCAGGGCGACGCAAGCGACGGATTCATCCTCGTTCCCCACATCACCCCCGCGGGCCTCGACGAGTTCATCGACACCGTCGTACCGGAACTACAGGACCGCGGCAGTTTCCGGACCGAGTACTCAGGAACCACCCTGCGCAGCCATCTCGGGCTGCGCCACCCGCACGAGCAGGCTGAAGGAGTCCGCGCATCATGACCGTTACCGACACTTCCACCAGTACCTTCACCGGCGATTGGAATGCCTGGCACGCCTCGCGCGACGCCACCTTCGGCGAACCCCTCGGCTGGCTGAGCCTGACTGCGTTGCATTGGCTGGTGGACACCGATTCCACCTTCGCGGACCTGCCCGGTGCATGGCGCGCCGACGCGAATGCCGTTGTCGTCACCGCGACGCCCGCAGACGACTTGTCGATCGACGGCGTCGCCGTGGACGGTTCGGCCACTCTGAATCCGATCGAGGGGGCGCCGGGACTGATCGTCAAGCAGGGCGCACGGTTGGTCGAGGTCATCCGCCGCACCGGCGAGGTGGCTCTGCGGATCCACGATTCGTCGGCCCCGGCATTGGCGCAGTTCAGTGGTATCCCGACCTTCGAGCCGAACCCGCAGTGGCGCATCGAGGGTGTCTTCACAGCTTTCGAGGAGGCTCGCACGGTGACGACGGGCGCGGTCGTCGAGCGCCTCGAGCATCATCACGACGCCCGAGGAACCATCAGCTTCGAACACGACGGTGCAACGTATACGCTGATTGCGTTCGCGGTCAAGGACAACGGCTTTCACATCCTGTTCACCGACGCGACCAGTGGTGTGTCCACCTACCCGGCCGCACGCTCGCTGCACGTGAGCGCACCTGAACCCGGTGGCGCGGTAGTCCTCGATTTCAATCGGGCGTCGAACCTGCCCTGCGCGTTCACCGATTACGCGACGTGCCCGGTGGCCCCCGCCGAGAACCGCCTGGCGTTCGCGGTGGAAGCCGGCGAGAAGACACCGGACACCCGCTCCGAAAGCGGACCGAGGTGAGCGCGCCGCTGTCCGTACTCGACCTCTCGCCGATCAGTGAGGGCGGAACGGCCCGCCAGGCTTTGCGGAACTCGCTGGACCTCGCTCGTTCTGCCGAAGCGTGGGGATACAAGCGTTACTGGGTCGCCGAACACCACTTCGTCGGCGTTGCCTCTTCGTCGCCAGCAGTGCTTGTCGGGCTGATCGCGGCCGCCACCAACACCATTCGTGTCGGCTCGGCCGCCGTGCTGCTGGGCAACAACACGGCGGCTCAGGTGGTCGAGGCCTTCGGTACCGTCGAAGCGTTGTATCCGGGTCGTATCGATCTCGGTATCGGGCGCAGCGGACAGCGTCGGGTGGAGGCACTTCGCGCCGTCGCTGCCGGAACGCCTGCGCCGGCAGAATCGAAGCGAGAGAACGTCGTACGCGACGGCGTCGTGATCCCGGCACCCTTCGATCCAACCGGTCTTCTCACGTCACCGAGATTGCAGGCGTCGTTCGAGGCATTGGCGTTTCCGGGCGCGCAGGCGCCCGATTTCGAGCAGCAGGTCGACGACATACGCTCGCTCCTGAACGGTACCTACAGAACCCGCGACGGCATCGAATTGCACGCCAGTCCCGGCGAGAATGCCGACGTCGAACTGTGGGTGTTCGGAAGCAGTGCGGGCCCCAGTGCCGAGCTCGCCGGACGACTCGGAGTGCCGTTCGGTGCGAATTACCATGTGGCGCCCTCGAGTACGCTCGATGCCGTCGAGGCATACCGTGCAGCATTCCGACCGTCGGCAGTTCTGTCGGAGCCGTATGTCGTCGTCTCCGCGGATGTTGTTGCTGCGGAAGACGATGCGACGGCGAGGGAGTTGGCGTCGACCTTCGCGCACTGGACGCACAGCATTCGCAGCGGACACGGCGCCATCCCGTACCCCGATCCGGCCACAGCGCTCCCACTTTCCGACGCCGACAAAGCAGTGGTGGAGGATCGGCTGATCACGCAGTTCGTCGGTTCACCGTCTACCGTCGCCGACAGGCTCGACAGTTTGCAGAAGCTCACCGGAGCGGACGAATTGGTGATCACCGGGGTGACCCATCGGCACGAGGATCGTCTGCGCTCGTACGAGCTGCTTGCCAAGGAATGGGGACTACCCGCACTACTGGCAGCGTGAGTTTGCCTTGGTCCATTAGTGTCGAGTGATGTTTTCACCTCGAGATGCCCTTGCGGTTGCTCTTGACGTAGCGCGTGAGGGCATGGAGCTCGGGGAGATGCCGATCGGCGCAGTCGTGTTCGACGACGACCGTGTGCTCGGGCGGGCGTATACGCAAGAACGGGCACTCGGCCGACGGGTAGTCCATGCGGACCTTCAAGCGCTCTTGCAGGCCGACGAGACTCTCGGATTCACTCGAGCGTCCGGTGAATTGACATTGGCGGTCAATCTCGAACCATGTCTCATGTGTATGGGTGCCGCGATCACGCTCGGTGTGACCCGGGTGTGGTTCGCTGAATACGCCACCGGCACTGGCCCCGCCGGGATGCGGGACTGGGCGCGCAGTCTCACCTGACGCCATGGCTTGTAAGGAGGGCCGTGAGGCTCACGCCCCGATAGCGCCCGCGATCATCGGCCACGACGCGCGCATGTCGGCTTCGAAGAGCCCCCAGGTGTGGGTGCCTTCGGGTCGGAAGCTGAACGTCGCGGGAATGCCGAGCTGACCGAATCGCCCCTGCAGGGCAGCGGTGCACATGTTGGTGATGCCTTCGAGGACCGCGCCGGGAACGACGCCGGCGGCCATAGCCAGCGAGTTGATTCCGTCCACCGGGCCGGGGAGGCCGTTGCCGGTCGAGATGAACAGCGCTGTGCCACGCAGTTTCTCGGCGTTGATCAACGGGTCGTGCGCCGCCCACTGCGGGCTACCCCACGGCCCCCACATGTTGGCCGCGTTGCCGCCGCCGAGTATCTCGACCATCGAGCGCACCGCTGCCTGGCCGAGCGGGTCGCCGGCGCGCGGACAGCCGCTGTACGAGCCGACTGCGCGGTAGGTGCCCGGCGACTGGATCGCGAGGTCCAGAACCGGTCCGCCGGCCATCGACACACCGCCGAGTGCGTTGACACCGGTCGTGTTGTACCGAGCGTTGACCGCCGCCGGTAGTTCCTTGGTGAGGTACGTCTGCCACTTGTTACGGCCCAGCACCGGATCGTCGGCGTTCCAGTCGGTGTACATGCTGAACTTGCCGCCGACCGGCATGACCACGTTGACGTGTTTGTCGTCGAAGAAGTCACGAACTCCGGTGTTGTTGAACCACGAGATCCCGTCCTCGCCGCCGCCGACACCGGTCAACAGATAGAAGGTCGGGGCCGGGCCTCCTCCGGCCGGCGAAATCACGTCGTTGGCGATCCAGCGGTCCATCGAGGGGGAGTAGACGTCGATGCGACTGACCACGGAATCCGCGCTCGCGGTCGGCGCGCTGAGGCCGAGAAAGCCGGCGGCCATGGCCACCGCCATCGTCAGCCGAACCGTGAAACGACGTGTCTTCATATTTCCCCCAGGCGCAAGCCGGACAGCGTATTTGTGCCTTCCAACAGTGGCACAATGCGAAGAGGAGTGACGAATGTCCGGGTAACAGTCGTATAAGAAGATGGAGACAATTGCGTGGGATCGCAGTCGCACCACCCCGAATCCGACGTGATTCGGCTGGCCTTCGGGCTGGCCGCGATCACGGCTGGTGCGGCGCGCAGAACCGCTGGTCTCGCACTTGATTCCGTGCAGCGGATCCCTGTCGTCGGTGACGCACTCGACGGCGCGATCACTCAGGTCACCACTCGCGGCACGGAAGCGATGCACTCGACCGTGGAGTTCGCCGACTCGACCTTGCGGACGGTGATCAAAGCTGTCGTCGACGCTGCTCTGTCCGAAGTCGACATCACCAAGATCGTCGTCGACCACGTGGACATCGACAAGATCGCCGAGAACATCGACGTGGACAAGATTGCCGAACGGGTCTCGCTCGAACCGATCATCGACCGGGTCGACGTGGACGAGATCGCAAGCCGCCTCGACGTCAAAGCGGTGATCGATCGCCTCGATCTCGACGGGATAGTCGACACGGTCGACCTCGAACGCCAGGTCAACCGCATCGACCTCGTCAAGATCGCCGACCAGGTCATCGAGGGCGTCGACCTGCCCCAGATGATTCGTGAATCGACCGGTTCACTCTCCACGGAAGCCGTGCACGGAGCTCGAGTGCAGGGCATGCAGGCGGACGACGCTGTCGCCGGCTTCGTCGGGCGACTCTTCGGCCGCGACAACGCACCGTC encodes:
- a CDS encoding LLM class flavin-dependent oxidoreductase; translation: MSERSSGAFLVGLEFEGTGAHPYSWRREDSRAEDLFTPSYWVDLVTTADRGGVDLAFLPDSFGLQSEGRHAVRGRLEAVATAARLSAVTSRIGLIPTATVTHTEPFHISKAVASIDYSSAGRAGWQVAVSDTAEQAALFGRKTVQGPESAWEEASEAVEVVSRLWDSWEDDAEIRDAASGRFIDRDKLHYIDFEGKNFSVKGPSITPRSPQGQPLIAVDASRPEARELAVARGDLIRISATDLAEAKTTAKLVHASAAALGRSVRVLLDVDVLLGADRGAADDALAELEEWAGAPYAPHSLFYRGDSAGLTALLREIGGLAGIDGVVLRPLALAAAVEKIATDVVPTLNPRPSTAPTLRERLGFQLPVNQFA
- a CDS encoding NtaA/DmoA family FMN-dependent monooxygenase (This protein belongs to a clade of FMN-dependent monooxygenases, within a broader family of flavin-dependent oxidoreductases, the luciferase-like monooxygenase (LMM) family, some of whose members use coenzyme F420 rather than FMN.); translated protein: MTQNRIRKQVHLGAHFPGVNNTTVWTDPASKSQIEFSSFEHLARSAERGLFDFFFLAEGLRLREHQGKIHDLDVVGRPDTFSILNAVAGVTTHLGLAGTINTTFNEPYELAKQFSTLDHLSDGRAAWNLVTSSDAFTGENFRRGGYLEHSERYARANELVDAVRTLWDSWSVDRPIVDRERGVFATDQQVGQFQHSGKQFDIAGRFEVPRSPQGHPVLLQAGDSDEGREFGAAKADAIFTGHGTLEAGKAFYADVKGRLAKYGRTHADLKILPAATFVLGDNAADAQEKAYHIRRQQVGPQTAIAFLEQVWGRDLSQYDADGPLPKEDPSDDVNITRGRVRHVKDPRAVADQWRAKAEAENLSIRELIIEVTARQQFVGSAAEVAAEIDSYVQGDASDGFILVPHITPAGLDEFIDTVVPELQDRGSFRTEYSGTTLRSHLGLRHPHEQAEGVRAS
- a CDS encoding DUF1684 domain-containing protein encodes the protein MTVTDTSTSTFTGDWNAWHASRDATFGEPLGWLSLTALHWLVDTDSTFADLPGAWRADANAVVVTATPADDLSIDGVAVDGSATLNPIEGAPGLIVKQGARLVEVIRRTGEVALRIHDSSAPALAQFSGIPTFEPNPQWRIEGVFTAFEEARTVTTGAVVERLEHHHDARGTISFEHDGATYTLIAFAVKDNGFHILFTDATSGVSTYPAARSLHVSAPEPGGAVVLDFNRASNLPCAFTDYATCPVAPAENRLAFAVEAGEKTPDTRSESGPR
- a CDS encoding LLM class flavin-dependent oxidoreductase; the encoded protein is MSAPLSVLDLSPISEGGTARQALRNSLDLARSAEAWGYKRYWVAEHHFVGVASSSPAVLVGLIAAATNTIRVGSAAVLLGNNTAAQVVEAFGTVEALYPGRIDLGIGRSGQRRVEALRAVAAGTPAPAESKRENVVRDGVVIPAPFDPTGLLTSPRLQASFEALAFPGAQAPDFEQQVDDIRSLLNGTYRTRDGIELHASPGENADVELWVFGSSAGPSAELAGRLGVPFGANYHVAPSSTLDAVEAYRAAFRPSAVLSEPYVVVSADVVAAEDDATARELASTFAHWTHSIRSGHGAIPYPDPATALPLSDADKAVVEDRLITQFVGSPSTVADRLDSLQKLTGADELVITGVTHRHEDRLRSYELLAKEWGLPALLAA
- a CDS encoding nucleoside deaminase: MFSPRDALAVALDVAREGMELGEMPIGAVVFDDDRVLGRAYTQERALGRRVVHADLQALLQADETLGFTRASGELTLAVNLEPCLMCMGAAITLGVTRVWFAEYATGTGPAGMRDWARSLT
- a CDS encoding alpha/beta hydrolase; translated protein: MKTRRFTVRLTMAVAMAAGFLGLSAPTASADSVVSRIDVYSPSMDRWIANDVISPAGGGPAPTFYLLTGVGGGEDGISWFNNTGVRDFFDDKHVNVVMPVGGKFSMYTDWNADDPVLGRNKWQTYLTKELPAAVNARYNTTGVNALGGVSMAGGPVLDLAIQSPGTYRAVGSYSGCPRAGDPLGQAAVRSMVEILGGGNAANMWGPWGSPQWAAHDPLINAEKLRGTALFISTGNGLPGPVDGINSLAMAAGVVPGAVLEGITNMCTAALQGRFGQLGIPATFSFRPEGTHTWGLFEADMRASWPMIAGAIGA